In the Anabas testudineus unplaced genomic scaffold, fAnaTes1.2 Contig234arrow_ctg1, whole genome shotgun sequence genome, one interval contains:
- the LOC113157614 gene encoding probable E3 ubiquitin-protein ligase makorin-2 isoform X1, with product MNTKQVTCRYFLHGVCREGSRCLFSHDLNTSKPSTICKFYQRGACAYGDCCRYDHIKPSSAAVGGASEDQPGVGGAQGGPSVRGGGKKTLVLRDGTLGADSVFGSPADSLGSEVAAAAPHSYVDAIRTGLEPSVQYQAPPLMGGAYQDLPQLCPYAAAGHCYYEDSCIYLHGDLCEVCGLQVLHPHDPEQRRGHEKMCLLAFEADMEKAFAAQLSQDKVCSICMEVVVLKANPTDRRFGILSSCCHTFCLACIRQWRCTRNFSNKIIKSCPECRVISEFVIPSVYWVEDQDDKDHLIELFKSRVSKKACKYFDQGRGMCLFGAKCLYLHAFPDGTQPEPDRPQKQLGSEGNVRFMNSEEREQRAIPSLDEDISELKELFTQMSGPSHEGPETPSAADQ from the exons ATGAACACCAAACAAGTGACCTGCAG GTACTTCCTCCATGGCGTGTGCAGAGAGGGCAGCCGCTGCCTGTTCTCTCATGACCTAAACACCAGTAAACCCTCAACGATCTGCAAGTTCTACCAGAGAGGAGCGTGTGCCTACGGAGACTGTTGCAG GTATGACCACATCAAACCATCCAGTGCAGCAGTGGGAGGAGCCTCAGAGGATCAGCCAGGTGTTGGAGGAGCTCAGGGTGGGCCTTCAGTCCGAGGTGGAGGGAAGAAGACGCTGGTTCTGAGAGACGGAA ctCTGGGTGCTGACAGTGTGTTTGGGAGTCCAGCAGACAGTTTGGGGTCAGAGGtcgcagcagcagctcctcattCATATGTGGACGCCATCAGGACGGGCCTGGAGCCGTCAGTGCAATATCAAG CCCCCCCTCTAATGGGTGGGGCCTATCAGGACCTCCCTCAGCTGTGTCCATATGCCGCCGCTGGACACTGTTACTATGAAGACAGCTGTATTTATCTCCATGGGGACCTGTGTGAGGTGTGTGGATTACAGGTGCTTCACCCCCACGACCCTGAGCAGAGGAGAGGGCATGAGAAG atgtGTCTGCTGGCCTTTGAAGCTGACATGGAGAAAGCGTTTGCAGCCCAGCTCAGCCAGGACAAG gTGTGTTCCATCTGTATGGAGGTGGTGGTGCTGAAGGCGAACCCGACTGACCGCAGGTTCGGCATTCTGTCCTCCTGCTGTCACACCTTCTGTCTGGCCTGTATCAGGCAGTGGCGCTGCACCAGAAACTTCAGTAACAAGATCATCAA atCGTGTCCAGAGTGTCGGGTCATCTCGGAGTTCGTCATCCCCTCAGTCTATTGGGTGGAAGACCAGGATGACAAGGACCACCTCATAGAACTCTTCAAATCTAGGGTCAG TAAGAAGGCCTGTAAATACTTCGACCAGGGTCGAGGTATGTGTCTGTTCGGAGCAAAGTGTTTGTACCTTCACGCCTTCCCAGACGGAACCCAGCCAGAACCCGACCGGCCACAGAAACAGCTGGGCTCTGAGGGGAATGTGCGG TTCATGAACAGCGAGGAACGTGAGCAGCGGGCCATCCCGTCCCTCGATGAGGACATCTCTGAGTTGAAGGAACTCTTCACGCAGATGTCTGGACCGAGCCACGAAGGGCCGGAGACCCCGTCTGCTGCAGACCAATAG
- the LOC113157614 gene encoding probable E3 ubiquitin-protein ligase makorin-2 isoform X2, which produces MNTKQVTCRYDHIKPSSAAVGGASEDQPGVGGAQGGPSVRGGGKKTLVLRDGTLGADSVFGSPADSLGSEVAAAAPHSYVDAIRTGLEPSVQYQAPPLMGGAYQDLPQLCPYAAAGHCYYEDSCIYLHGDLCEVCGLQVLHPHDPEQRRGHEKMCLLAFEADMEKAFAAQLSQDKVCSICMEVVVLKANPTDRRFGILSSCCHTFCLACIRQWRCTRNFSNKIIKSCPECRVISEFVIPSVYWVEDQDDKDHLIELFKSRVSKKACKYFDQGRGMCLFGAKCLYLHAFPDGTQPEPDRPQKQLGSEGNVRFMNSEEREQRAIPSLDEDISELKELFTQMSGPSHEGPETPSAADQ; this is translated from the exons ATGAACACCAAACAAGTGACCTGCAG GTATGACCACATCAAACCATCCAGTGCAGCAGTGGGAGGAGCCTCAGAGGATCAGCCAGGTGTTGGAGGAGCTCAGGGTGGGCCTTCAGTCCGAGGTGGAGGGAAGAAGACGCTGGTTCTGAGAGACGGAA ctCTGGGTGCTGACAGTGTGTTTGGGAGTCCAGCAGACAGTTTGGGGTCAGAGGtcgcagcagcagctcctcattCATATGTGGACGCCATCAGGACGGGCCTGGAGCCGTCAGTGCAATATCAAG CCCCCCCTCTAATGGGTGGGGCCTATCAGGACCTCCCTCAGCTGTGTCCATATGCCGCCGCTGGACACTGTTACTATGAAGACAGCTGTATTTATCTCCATGGGGACCTGTGTGAGGTGTGTGGATTACAGGTGCTTCACCCCCACGACCCTGAGCAGAGGAGAGGGCATGAGAAG atgtGTCTGCTGGCCTTTGAAGCTGACATGGAGAAAGCGTTTGCAGCCCAGCTCAGCCAGGACAAG gTGTGTTCCATCTGTATGGAGGTGGTGGTGCTGAAGGCGAACCCGACTGACCGCAGGTTCGGCATTCTGTCCTCCTGCTGTCACACCTTCTGTCTGGCCTGTATCAGGCAGTGGCGCTGCACCAGAAACTTCAGTAACAAGATCATCAA atCGTGTCCAGAGTGTCGGGTCATCTCGGAGTTCGTCATCCCCTCAGTCTATTGGGTGGAAGACCAGGATGACAAGGACCACCTCATAGAACTCTTCAAATCTAGGGTCAG TAAGAAGGCCTGTAAATACTTCGACCAGGGTCGAGGTATGTGTCTGTTCGGAGCAAAGTGTTTGTACCTTCACGCCTTCCCAGACGGAACCCAGCCAGAACCCGACCGGCCACAGAAACAGCTGGGCTCTGAGGGGAATGTGCGG TTCATGAACAGCGAGGAACGTGAGCAGCGGGCCATCCCGTCCCTCGATGAGGACATCTCTGAGTTGAAGGAACTCTTCACGCAGATGTCTGGACCGAGCCACGAAGGGCCGGAGACCCCGTCTGCTGCAGACCAATAG